One segment of Pseudomonas asgharzadehiana DNA contains the following:
- a CDS encoding RNA pyrophosphohydrolase, with the protein MIDPDGFRPNVGIILTNDAGQVLWARRINQDAWQFPQGGINPDETPEDALYRELNEEVGLEREDVQILACTRGWLRYRLPQRLVRTHSQPLCIGQKQKWFLLRLISNEQRVRMDLTGKPEFDGWRWVSYWYPLGQVVTFKREVYRRALKELAPRLLARD; encoded by the coding sequence GTGATCGACCCCGATGGTTTCCGTCCTAATGTCGGCATTATTCTTACGAATGACGCCGGACAGGTGCTATGGGCTCGCCGAATCAACCAAGATGCCTGGCAGTTTCCTCAAGGTGGAATCAACCCCGATGAAACCCCTGAAGACGCCTTGTACCGTGAGTTGAATGAAGAAGTCGGCCTTGAGCGTGAAGATGTGCAAATTTTGGCCTGTACCCGCGGTTGGTTGCGCTATCGTTTGCCGCAACGCCTGGTACGTACCCACAGCCAACCGCTGTGCATCGGCCAGAAGCAAAAATGGTTTCTCCTGCGCCTGATCTCTAACGAGCAGCGGGTGCGGATGGATTTGACCGGTAAACCGGAGTTCGATGGCTGGCGTTGGGTCAGCTATTGGTACCCGCTGGGCCAGGTGGTGACATTCAAGCGCGAGGTTTATCGTCGCGCTCTCAAAGAGCTTGCCCCGCGCCTTTTAGCGCGCGACTGA
- a CDS encoding HAD family hydrolase — MRLALFDLDNTLLGGDSDHAWGDYLCERGILDAVAYKARNDEFYQDYLAGRLDNAAYLNFCLEILGRTEMTQLDEWHNDYMRDCIEPIMLPKAVELLAKHRAAGDKLVIITATNRFVTAPIAARLGVETLIATECEMQDGRYTGRSTDVPCFREGKVTRLNRWLEETGHSLEDSYFYSDSMNDLPLLEQVTHPVAVDPDPNLRAEAEKRGWPVMTLRS; from the coding sequence ATGCGCCTGGCTTTATTCGACTTGGACAACACCCTTCTCGGCGGTGACAGCGACCACGCGTGGGGCGATTACCTGTGCGAACGCGGGATTCTCGACGCGGTAGCCTACAAGGCTCGCAACGACGAGTTTTATCAGGACTATCTTGCCGGCCGCCTGGATAACGCCGCCTACCTGAACTTCTGCCTGGAAATCCTTGGCCGCACCGAGATGACCCAGTTGGATGAGTGGCACAACGACTATATGCGCGACTGCATCGAACCGATCATGTTGCCCAAGGCCGTGGAACTGCTGGCCAAACACCGCGCCGCCGGCGACAAGCTGGTGATCATCACCGCCACCAACCGTTTCGTCACCGCGCCAATTGCCGCACGCCTGGGTGTCGAAACCCTGATCGCCACCGAGTGCGAGATGCAAGATGGCCGTTATACCGGGCGCAGTACCGATGTGCCGTGCTTTCGCGAGGGCAAGGTGACGCGCTTGAATCGTTGGCTCGAAGAGACTGGGCATAGCTTGGAAGACAGCTATTTTTATAGCGATTCGATGAATGATCTGCCGCTGCTGGAGCAGGTGACCCACCCGGTGGCGGTGGATCCGGACCCGAATTTGCGCGCCGAGGCCGAAAAGCGTGGGTGGCCGGTGATGACCCTGCGCAGCTGA